A part of Bacteroidota bacterium genomic DNA contains:
- a CDS encoding T9SS type A sorting domain-containing protein: MKIKIILFAILLFSANLVHSQNSVTDRTNEIIIPSQSSDIITNSYYRKANNQSFKKIKRISKESDFNIHIPAGESILLEYNAKGKYVHQYAIHHYDSLTWQALEAIEKAPDWLKNDLRDVLVQLDKEFQNKWSEYILQTKDPYVDEIIFSIANLSPTYLSSEYAYKKMFDINAEYIYKYDSILNYVEVVDYGSAANGGNYYSTTKYKQKDSLGNIYETEIPKEIYYWYVVHPKITDEIPGFVEPSKVEKDHKEVMTDPDNGFFWREYVLEHNDAGIPNESFGAYQTFVDTNSRITASGYSTETEYQALAHHVLDTLSVATYIWDKETTGGSSNLMKFDYVIAILERYVNSCMHFWSTPQERPHQPIRILKWGVGRCGEHEDISAAVGRAALIPSSGIEASSSDHVWNGFFIDDDWHSWEAVGGLINRGYPDGDGNRWASVNLRRSDGITDLDVVDMFSNQSGTINVHVVDKWHKPIDGATVTLFAKHSSNTNIYYDNVRITDQNGLAEFTVGNDRIYYCRVYALGKQNPAGNYVDRLTNPVVPDRVYNSTVRFSDITIDELDDFVLNNLDTITNNSTDTFMSFDFEITDEYIYGGGSHDDMGSIQVREHRKTNAGISFFELSENNFNKMLTTNNPDAFNIKENILSLDTNVAVSCSNNSFFVIRNTNMQNFINITGEIALLMSDDKMILDIGVHDTIFNPSLRKKPMDVVIGPNPTNNLVTIKLNNKKLKSITVYDMLGKCVNNIEDISSNQYTLKLFSEHNGIYIIKIIDENNEKIIKKVFLNNQI; this comes from the coding sequence AAATAATAATTCCATCACAATCAAGTGATATTATAACAAATAGCTACTACAGAAAAGCAAACAATCAAAGTTTTAAAAAAATTAAACGCATTAGCAAAGAAAGTGATTTTAATATTCATATTCCTGCCGGAGAATCAATTTTATTGGAATACAATGCTAAAGGGAAATACGTTCATCAATACGCAATACATCATTACGATTCCTTAACATGGCAAGCATTAGAAGCAATTGAAAAAGCACCTGATTGGCTTAAAAATGATTTACGTGATGTATTAGTTCAATTAGATAAAGAATTTCAGAATAAATGGTCGGAATATATCCTTCAAACAAAAGATCCTTATGTCGATGAAATTATTTTTTCAATAGCTAATCTTTCACCAACATATTTAAGTTCAGAATATGCGTATAAAAAAATGTTTGACATCAACGCAGAATATATTTATAAATATGATAGCATTTTAAATTATGTTGAAGTAGTTGATTATGGCAGTGCAGCAAATGGCGGTAATTACTATTCCACAACAAAATATAAACAAAAAGACAGCCTAGGTAATATTTATGAAACAGAAATACCAAAAGAAATTTATTATTGGTATGTTGTGCATCCAAAAATAACAGATGAAATACCGGGATTTGTAGAACCATCTAAAGTTGAAAAAGACCACAAAGAAGTAATGACTGATCCTGACAATGGTTTTTTCTGGCGAGAATACGTTTTAGAACATAATGATGCAGGTATTCCTAATGAAAGTTTTGGGGCTTATCAAACCTTTGTTGACACCAATTCGCGTATAACAGCTTCTGGTTATTCAACAGAAACTGAATATCAAGCTTTAGCTCATCATGTTTTAGACACATTATCGGTAGCTACTTATATTTGGGATAAAGAAACCACCGGAGGCTCATCAAACCTCATGAAATTTGATTATGTTATTGCTATACTTGAAAGATATGTAAATAGTTGTATGCATTTTTGGTCAACACCACAAGAAAGACCACATCAACCTATACGAATACTAAAATGGGGAGTAGGTCGCTGTGGAGAACATGAAGACATTAGTGCTGCTGTTGGAAGAGCAGCACTAATACCAAGCTCAGGAATTGAAGCAAGTTCATCCGACCATGTATGGAATGGGTTTTTTATTGATGATGATTGGCATTCATGGGAAGCTGTTGGCGGTCTAATTAACCGAGGATATCCCGATGGTGATGGCAACCGTTGGGCATCTGTAAATCTTCGTAGAAGTGATGGCATTACCGACCTTGATGTTGTTGATATGTTTTCTAACCAATCAGGTACAATCAATGTTCATGTTGTTGATAAATGGCACAAACCAATTGATGGAGCAACAGTAACTTTATTTGCAAAACATTCTTCAAATACAAATATTTACTACGATAACGTTAGAATTACTGACCAAAATGGTTTAGCTGAATTTACTGTTGGAAACGACAGAATTTATTATTGCAGAGTTTATGCTCTGGGCAAACAAAACCCCGCAGGAAATTATGTTGATAGATTAACAAATCCTGTTGTTCCAGATAGAGTTTATAATTCAACTGTAAGATTTAGCGATATTACTATTGACGAATTAGATGATTTTGTATTAAATAACCTTGATACAATTACAAACAATAGCACAGATACATTTATGTCATTTGATTTTGAAATTACTGACGAATACATTTATGGAGGAGGCTCTCATGATGATATGGGTAGCATTCAGGTGCGTGAACACAGAAAAACAAATGCAGGTATTTCGTTTTTTGAATTAAGTGAAAACAATTTTAATAAAATGCTCACAACCAATAATCCTGATGCATTTAATATCAAAGAAAATATTTTATCTTTAGATACAAATGTTGCGGTTTCTTGTTCAAACAACTCATTCTTTGTTATTAGAAATACTAACATGCAAAATTTCATTAATATCACAGGCGAAATAGCACTTTTAATGTCGGATGATAAAATGATACTGGATATTGGAGTACATGATACTATCTTTAATCCTTCATTAAGAAAAAAACCAATGGATGTTGTAATTGGACCAAATCCTACAAACAATTTAGTAACTATTAAACTTAATAACAAAAAACTTAAATCAATAACAGTTTATGATATGTTAGGAAAATGTGTAAATAACATTGAAGATATTTCAAGTAATCAATATACATTAAAACTTTTTTCCGAACATAATGGTATTTATATTATTAAAATTATTGATGAGAACAACGAAAAAATAATTAAAAAAGTTTTTCTAAACAACCAAATATAA